In the Pseudomonadales bacterium genome, CCTAGCCCTCAGGCATTGCCGATGAATGATGCTCAATAATTTTCCAGGCTTGGCCATTCCAGCGGTAAACATAGCTAAACCTGGCCTGTACTTGGGCACCGTCTTTAAAGCTAAAGGTATACACGCCCGAGTTAATAGCAATATCACCAAAGCTGCGCACATTCGACTCATCAATTTTACCCACTGGGCCTTTGGCTAAAAAACTCACAAAATAATCTTCAATTTCGGCGTGGTTGTGGCGCACCTGAT is a window encoding:
- a CDS encoding SgcJ/EcaC family oxidoreductase, encoding MSTHDIPALFEQWNAALQTGDPKQVVSLYETNAILLPTVSNQVRHNHAEIEDYFVSFLAKGPVGKIDESNVRSFGDIAINSGVYTFSFKDGAQVQARFSYVYRWNGQAWKIIEHHSSAMPEG